A genomic segment from Paenibacillus sp. FSL K6-1096 encodes:
- the hemC gene encoding hydroxymethylbilane synthase: MRKIIVGSRQSALALTQTGQVIADLERLSGEHGFAFTFEVHKIVTKGDRILDVTLSKVGGKGLFVKEIEQAMLDKVIDMAVHSMKDMPSELPEGLINGAVPRRKDPRDVLVSSSGAGLDGLPQGARVGTSSLRRSSQLAALRPDLLIEPVRGNIDSRLKKLECGEYDAILLAAAGLSRMGWEDRVTSYLPPEVCLPAVGQGALGIECREDDEELRRLLSLYNDEHTALTVAAERTFLGALNGGCQVPIGAYAVLGTEGEAGQPQITLTGMVGTPDGSVILKETCSGDDPVQVGEEVARKLIGRGAEKILADAKEQ, encoded by the coding sequence ATGCGGAAGATTATAGTGGGCAGCCGGCAAAGTGCGCTGGCGCTGACGCAGACGGGGCAGGTGATTGCTGACCTGGAGCGGCTGAGCGGGGAGCATGGGTTTGCGTTTACTTTTGAGGTGCACAAAATTGTGACCAAGGGTGACCGGATTCTCGATGTTACGCTGTCCAAGGTGGGCGGCAAAGGCTTGTTCGTCAAGGAGATTGAGCAGGCGATGCTGGATAAGGTTATTGATATGGCCGTACATAGCATGAAGGATATGCCTTCCGAATTGCCGGAGGGTCTGATCAACGGGGCCGTGCCGCGGCGCAAAGATCCGCGCGACGTTCTGGTCTCAAGCAGCGGGGCGGGCCTTGACGGGCTGCCGCAGGGCGCGCGTGTGGGCACCAGCAGCCTGCGGCGCTCCAGCCAGCTGGCGGCGCTCCGGCCGGATCTGCTCATCGAGCCGGTACGCGGTAATATCGACTCCCGGCTGAAGAAGCTGGAGTGCGGCGAATACGACGCGATCCTGCTGGCAGCTGCCGGGCTGTCGCGCATGGGCTGGGAGGACCGGGTCACTTCCTACCTGCCGCCTGAGGTCTGCCTGCCCGCTGTCGGCCAGGGGGCGCTCGGCATCGAATGCCGCGAGGACGATGAGGAGCTGCGCAGGCTGCTCTCGCTGTATAATGATGAACATACGGCGCTTACCGTGGCGGCCGAGCGGACGTTCCTCGGCGCCCTGAACGGGGGCTGTCAGGTGCCGATCGGCGCTTACGCTGTCCTTGGGACGGAAGGCGAAGCCGGGCAGCCGCAGATCACGCTGACCGGCATGGTCGGAACGCCGGACGGGTCGGTGATCCTGAAGGAGACCTGCTCCGGGGATGATCCGGTGCAGGTGGGCGAAGAGGTGGCCCGCAAGCTGATTGGCCGGGGGGCGGAGAAGATTTTGGCGGATGCTAAGGAGCAGTAA
- a CDS encoding bifunctional precorrin-2 dehydrogenase/sirohydrochlorin ferrochelatase has product MSKYLPIMLDVEGRRVVVVGGGAVAARKAAPLLDAGAELAVISPSLSGPLAAMADQGRLEWISRPYAPGDLQGAVLVYAASDDRAVNEAVAGEARRLGLPCNVASHAEAGSFITPGVLRRGRLTVAVSTSGAGPSAAAEITQRIAGLLGEEYEPYLDFLHELRTEIKRLVPDAETRGRLLRRLAKLPVLQEMQQGSFIPWTPQEIEAWVAGNREE; this is encoded by the coding sequence ATGAGCAAGTATCTGCCGATTATGCTGGATGTGGAAGGCCGGCGGGTGGTGGTCGTTGGCGGCGGGGCGGTGGCTGCGCGCAAGGCGGCTCCGCTGCTGGATGCAGGCGCGGAGCTGGCGGTAATCAGCCCCTCGCTCAGCGGTCCGCTGGCAGCGATGGCTGACCAGGGGCGGCTGGAATGGATCAGCCGCCCGTATGCTCCCGGAGACCTTCAGGGAGCAGTCCTGGTCTACGCCGCGAGCGATGACCGAGCGGTGAATGAGGCGGTTGCAGGGGAAGCCAGGAGGCTGGGGCTCCCCTGCAATGTGGCCAGCCACGCGGAGGCTGGCAGCTTCATTACGCCCGGCGTGCTGCGCCGCGGGCGGTTGACGGTTGCGGTCTCGACCTCCGGGGCGGGACCGTCTGCTGCTGCGGAGATTACGCAGCGGATTGCGGGTTTGCTGGGCGAGGAATACGAGCCCTACCTGGATTTCCTGCATGAGCTGCGGACGGAGATTAAGCGGCTCGTGCCTGACGCAGAGACGCGCGGGCGGCTGCTGCGGCGGCTGGCGAAGCTGCCGGTGCTGCAGGAGATGCAGCAGGGCAGCTTCATCCCCTGGACACCGCAGGAGATTGAAGCCTGGGTGGCAGGCAACCGGGAGGAGTAG
- the ccsA gene encoding cytochrome c biogenesis protein CcsA, with translation MLLLNGIYDAALLLYALSLLFVFSDCLKRNPGGKRLGTGLLAVVGLLQLAGLGIRFSQEGGLPIFTPYDFLFWFAFSMVVTSFAVTFTRGGEFTVLLLSMAGFSVFLLNRVWLRAEDHTLQSWSAVHGWLAMHVMLANLSFAALTLGTVFAIMYLFLHSRLKHKKWDDRIRRLPSLETMDKYSFTAILAGVPLLLASLVLAGLSIIAEGQTFLFQDTKVLTTLTGLGVYIVYLILKASGRRSGSVMARWAIAGYGFIILNFLLNSWSEFHGWGGE, from the coding sequence ATGCTGTTGCTGAACGGAATATATGATGCCGCTCTGCTGCTATATGCCCTGAGCCTGCTGTTTGTTTTCTCGGATTGCCTGAAGCGCAATCCGGGCGGTAAGCGGCTAGGCACAGGGCTTCTTGCTGTTGTGGGCCTGCTTCAGCTTGCGGGCCTTGGCATCCGCTTCTCCCAGGAGGGCGGGCTGCCGATCTTCACGCCCTATGACTTCCTCTTCTGGTTCGCGTTCAGCATGGTTGTCACCTCATTCGCGGTGACTTTTACCCGCGGCGGTGAATTCACCGTCCTGCTGCTCAGCATGGCCGGCTTCAGCGTGTTCCTGCTGAACCGGGTCTGGCTGAGGGCCGAGGATCATACGCTGCAGAGCTGGAGCGCTGTGCATGGCTGGCTGGCGATGCATGTCATGCTGGCGAATCTGAGCTTTGCCGCACTGACACTGGGGACGGTATTTGCGATAATGTATTTATTCCTGCACAGCCGGCTGAAGCACAAGAAGTGGGACGACCGCATCCGCCGGCTGCCCAGCCTGGAGACGATGGATAAATATTCATTCACGGCCATCCTGGCCGGGGTCCCGCTGCTGCTGGCCTCGCTGGTGCTCGCCGGTCTGTCGATCATCGCGGAAGGGCAGACGTTCCTGTTCCAGGATACGAAGGTGCTGACTACGCTGACGGGCCTCGGCGTCTACATCGTCTACCTCATCCTGAAGGCCTCCGGCCGCAGAAGCGGGTCCGTAATGGCCCGCTGGGCGATTGCCGGGTATGGCTTCATTATCCTTAATTTCCTGCTGAACTCCTGGTCGGAGTTCCATGGGTGGGGCGGGGAGTGA
- the hemA gene encoding glutamyl-tRNA reductase produces MHIVVVGLNYRTAPVEVREQFAFAEKDLPAALHQLLQTKSVLEGVLVATCNRTEIYVVVDRLHMCGYFIRSYMEQWFGVKSDVFAQHMYIYEDEQAVAHLMRVTCGLDSMVIGETQILGQVRSAFLTAQAEGATGTWFNRLFKQAVTLGKRAHSETSIGESAVSVSYAAVELGKRIFGMFTGKRVLILGAGKMSELTVKHLYSSGAAEVIVANRTWSRAAELAEKFSGRPSTIEDALKSLDEVDIVISSTGADGYVLTAAQVAEGMKRRPSRPLFMIDIAVPRDIDPAAASVPDVFLYDIDDLEGIVESNLEMRRSEAAKIEVMIAAEMEEFQLWLKTLGVRPVIRALQDKSNGIYEETMDSLFNKLPELDEHQRKVIRRLTKSIVNQMMHDPINVIKEMSGGKQGNEALDYFTKIFALQEQLGSSPSGGSAEPAPRAADERAAASELRVPGTMLAPAGLLGG; encoded by the coding sequence ATGCATATTGTCGTCGTTGGCCTGAATTACCGTACGGCTCCCGTAGAGGTGAGGGAACAGTTCGCTTTTGCCGAGAAGGATCTGCCGGCTGCACTTCATCAGCTGCTGCAGACGAAGAGCGTTCTGGAAGGGGTCCTTGTCGCCACCTGTAACCGGACGGAAATTTATGTGGTCGTGGACCGCCTTCATATGTGCGGTTATTTCATCCGCAGCTACATGGAGCAGTGGTTCGGTGTAAAAAGCGATGTGTTTGCACAACATATGTATATATATGAAGACGAGCAGGCGGTTGCCCACCTGATGCGTGTAACCTGCGGCCTGGATTCGATGGTGATCGGCGAGACGCAGATTCTGGGACAGGTGCGCAGCGCCTTCCTGACGGCTCAGGCTGAAGGAGCTACCGGCACCTGGTTCAACCGGCTGTTCAAGCAGGCGGTGACGCTCGGGAAGCGTGCTCACAGTGAGACCTCCATCGGCGAGAGCGCGGTCTCGGTCAGCTATGCGGCTGTGGAGCTGGGCAAGCGGATCTTCGGCATGTTCACCGGCAAAAGAGTGCTCATTCTCGGCGCCGGCAAAATGAGCGAGCTGACGGTCAAGCATCTGTACAGCAGCGGCGCGGCGGAGGTCATTGTAGCGAACCGCACATGGTCCCGTGCCGCCGAGCTGGCCGAGAAATTCTCGGGCCGGCCCAGCACGATTGAGGATGCGCTGAAGTCGCTCGATGAGGTGGACATTGTGATCAGCTCTACGGGAGCGGATGGCTATGTGCTGACGGCTGCCCAGGTTGCCGAAGGCATGAAGCGCCGCCCGTCGCGGCCGCTGTTCATGATTGATATTGCAGTGCCCCGGGATATTGACCCGGCTGCGGCCAGCGTACCGGATGTGTTCCTCTACGATATCGATGATCTGGAAGGGATTGTTGAGAGCAATCTGGAGATGCGCCGCAGCGAGGCGGCCAAGATTGAAGTAATGATTGCCGCAGAGATGGAGGAATTCCAGCTCTGGCTGAAGACGCTTGGCGTCAGACCGGTCATCCGTGCCCTCCAGGACAAGTCCAACGGCATCTATGAAGAGACGATGGACAGTCTGTTCAACAAGCTGCCCGAGCTGGATGAGCATCAGCGCAAGGTGATCCGCCGGCTGACCAAAAGCATCGTGAACCAGATGATGCATGACCCGATCAATGTCATTAAGGAAATGTCCGGCGGTAAGCAGGGAAATGAGGCTTTGGATTATTTCACTAAAATTTTTGCCCTGCAGGAGCAGCTTGGCTCCAGTCCGTCCGGCGGCAGCGCAGAGCCCGCTCCCCGGGCAGCGGATGAGCGCGCCGCCGCCAGTGAGCTGCGGGTGCCGGGAACGATGCTCGCCCCGGCGGGTCTGCTGGGCGGGTGA
- a CDS encoding phosphoribosyltransferase yields the protein MSASYARLTESISQARNVRIYKNKDTAYDFKLYPFGERGTYIAPELIHEITDSLAEAVTGQFPDFDYIVSPEPGGHTWGMLTAYKLMKPMNILRLSTELYENYEISVRRETAYNENYIYFDGFSAGDRVLLLDDVISSGATIRCIAGQLSIMGIELVGVQAILAKGGHYRQLEADIGVPIRVLSNV from the coding sequence ATGAGTGCATCTTATGCGCGGTTAACCGAATCAATCAGCCAGGCCAGAAATGTGAGGATCTACAAAAATAAAGATACCGCCTATGACTTCAAGCTCTATCCCTTCGGCGAACGCGGAACGTATATTGCCCCTGAGCTGATTCATGAGATCACCGATAGTCTGGCTGAAGCTGTCACCGGTCAATTCCCGGATTTCGACTACATCGTCTCCCCTGAGCCCGGCGGGCATACTTGGGGAATGCTGACGGCCTACAAGCTGATGAAGCCGATGAATATCCTGCGCCTCAGCACCGAGCTGTATGAGAATTACGAGATCAGTGTCAGACGGGAGACGGCTTACAATGAGAATTACATTTATTTTGACGGCTTCTCCGCCGGAGACCGTGTGCTGCTGCTGGATGATGTGATCAGCTCCGGGGCGACGATCCGCTGCATTGCCGGGCAACTGTCCATTATGGGTATCGAGCTTGTCGGGGTGCAGGCCATCCTGGCCAAAGGCGGGCATTACCGGCAGCTCGAAGCTGACATCGGTGTACCTATCCGGGTTCTTTCTAATGTATAA
- a CDS encoding IMP dehydrogenase — translation MAYYYEQPSRTFSEFLLVPGLTTRDCVPGNVDLRTPVTKFRQGETPALTMNLPVTSAVMQAVSDHNMAIALAKSGGISFIYGSQSIGQQAEMVRRVKKFKAGFVLSDSNLRPEDTLQDVLTLKANTGHSTIAITDNGEPTGKLMGIVTSRDYRENRLPPDCPITEFMTPLSSLIYAPEGTTLTEANDLIWDHKLNCLPIVNASGHLVHLVFRKDYDSHQEYPLELHDSNKQLIVGAGINSRDYKERVPALVEAGADVLCIDSSDGYSEWQAETLRYIKETYGEKVKVGAGNVVDKEGFLYLAEAGADFIKVGIGGGSICITREQKGIGRGQASSVIEVAAARQEYFEQTGMYIPICSDGGIVHDYHIVLALAMGADFVMLGRYFARFDESPGRKLLVGGNFVKEYWGEGSSRARNWQRYDFGNDDKKSKLEFEEGVDSFIPYAGRLKDNLDISISKIKSTMCNCGALTIPELQQKAKITLVSSTTIFEGGAHDVMLKEKDRSSS, via the coding sequence ATGGCTTACTATTATGAGCAGCCTTCAAGAACCTTCAGCGAGTTCCTGCTGGTGCCCGGCCTGACGACCAGGGATTGCGTTCCGGGCAATGTAGATCTCAGAACCCCCGTCACCAAGTTCCGCCAGGGGGAGACGCCTGCGCTGACCATGAACCTCCCCGTGACCTCTGCCGTGATGCAGGCCGTATCCGACCACAATATGGCGATTGCTCTGGCCAAAAGCGGCGGCATCTCCTTCATCTACGGCTCCCAGTCTATCGGGCAGCAGGCAGAGATGGTCCGCCGGGTCAAGAAGTTCAAGGCCGGATTCGTGCTCAGCGATTCCAATCTGCGGCCCGAGGACACCCTCCAGGATGTCTTGACACTAAAAGCGAACACCGGCCACTCCACCATCGCCATCACGGACAACGGAGAGCCGACCGGCAAGCTGATGGGCATCGTCACCAGCCGCGATTACCGCGAGAACCGGCTGCCGCCGGACTGCCCGATTACTGAATTCATGACTCCTTTGTCCTCGCTGATCTATGCCCCTGAAGGGACTACCCTGACCGAAGCCAACGATCTTATCTGGGACCATAAGCTGAACTGCCTGCCGATTGTGAATGCCAGCGGCCATCTGGTACATCTTGTCTTCCGCAAGGACTATGACAGCCATCAGGAGTACCCGCTGGAGCTGCATGACAGCAACAAGCAGCTGATTGTTGGGGCAGGCATCAACTCCCGCGACTATAAGGAGCGCGTACCGGCGCTGGTGGAGGCCGGGGCAGATGTCCTGTGCATCGACTCCTCTGACGGCTATTCGGAATGGCAGGCGGAGACCCTCCGCTATATTAAGGAGACCTACGGGGAGAAGGTCAAGGTTGGCGCTGGCAATGTCGTTGACAAGGAGGGCTTCCTGTATCTTGCCGAGGCCGGAGCGGACTTTATCAAGGTCGGCATTGGCGGCGGCTCCATCTGCATCACGCGGGAGCAGAAGGGCATCGGCCGCGGCCAGGCTTCCTCCGTGATTGAAGTGGCTGCGGCCCGCCAGGAATATTTTGAGCAGACCGGCATGTACATCCCCATCTGCTCTGACGGCGGGATTGTCCATGATTACCACATCGTGCTGGCGCTGGCGATGGGCGCAGACTTCGTGATGCTCGGGCGCTACTTCGCAAGGTTCGATGAGAGTCCGGGACGCAAGCTGCTGGTCGGCGGGAACTTCGTGAAGGAGTACTGGGGGGAAGGCTCCAGCCGGGCCCGCAACTGGCAGCGGTATGACTTCGGCAATGATGACAAGAAGAGCAAGCTTGAATTCGAGGAGGGGGTTGACTCCTTCATTCCTTATGCCGGCCGGCTGAAGGACAATCTGGATATCAGCATCAGCAAAATCAAATCCACCATGTGCAACTGCGGCGCTCTGACCATCCCGGAGCTGCAACAAAAGGCGAAGATTACCTTGGTCTCCTCCACAACGATCTTTGAAGGAGGCGCCCATGATGTTATGCTTAAGGAAAAGGACAGATCATCCTCCTGA
- the hpt gene encoding hypoxanthine phosphoribosyltransferase produces the protein MTEITKVLVSKEQLQQRVKELGAEISRDYAGKELVLVGILKGGAVFMSDLMREITFPVGVDYMSVSSYGASSTSSGVITIKKDIDLDIRGKHVLLVEDLIDTGLTLQHLKELFALREAASVRICTILSKPSRRLVDVPIDYSGIDIPDEFVVGYGLDYAEQYRNLPEVWIVKTGE, from the coding sequence ATGACAGAAATTACTAAGGTTCTGGTAAGCAAAGAACAGCTTCAGCAGCGCGTAAAGGAGCTGGGCGCGGAGATCTCGCGTGACTACGCAGGGAAGGAACTGGTGCTGGTCGGCATTCTGAAGGGCGGCGCGGTATTTATGTCTGACCTGATGCGCGAGATTACTTTTCCGGTGGGAGTCGACTATATGTCCGTGTCCAGCTACGGCGCCAGCTCCACCTCCTCCGGCGTCATTACGATCAAGAAGGATATCGACCTGGATATCCGCGGCAAGCATGTTCTGCTCGTTGAGGACCTGATCGACACCGGCCTGACCCTTCAGCATCTGAAGGAGCTGTTCGCCCTGCGCGAAGCGGCCAGCGTGCGGATCTGCACCATCCTCAGCAAGCCTTCCCGCCGACTGGTCGATGTCCCGATTGACTACAGCGGGATCGATATTCCCGACGAATTCGTCGTCGGCTATGGACTGGATTATGCCGAGCAGTACCGCAACCTGCCGGAGGTCTGGATTGTGAAGACCGGGGAATAA
- a CDS encoding glucose 1-dehydrogenase: protein MGKLDGKVALITGGNSGIGLAAAKLFVAEGAKVVITGRNPVSLQAALTELGAEQARAVQGNVADPGSAVQAVNTAIEAFGRLDVVYANAGIAGSTPLGGTELAAFEEVLRVNVTGVFFTVQAALPHLKAGASVILTGSVLAKAGRPGNAAYAASKGAVSSMTKVLASELSPLGIRVNNIAPGVTRTPIWGQAAMEHWKQAEAGMSLSIPLGRAGEPEEVARVALFLASDDSSYIQGADIAVDGGAGSSPLGAPVYRRNA, encoded by the coding sequence ATGGGGAAGCTTGACGGGAAGGTTGCTCTGATTACAGGGGGGAACAGCGGGATCGGGTTAGCGGCGGCGAAATTGTTCGTGGCTGAAGGAGCTAAGGTGGTCATTACCGGCCGCAATCCGGTATCGTTGCAGGCGGCGCTGACGGAGCTGGGCGCGGAGCAGGCCCGTGCGGTCCAGGGCAATGTGGCAGATCCAGGCAGCGCTGTACAGGCTGTTAATACAGCCATAGAAGCGTTCGGCAGACTGGATGTCGTCTACGCGAATGCAGGCATCGCCGGCTCGACACCGCTTGGCGGCACAGAGCTGGCTGCCTTCGAGGAAGTGCTGCGCGTCAATGTGACCGGTGTCTTCTTCACCGTGCAGGCAGCCCTTCCCCACCTGAAGGCAGGGGCTTCGGTCATTCTGACCGGCTCGGTGCTGGCCAAGGCCGGAAGACCCGGCAATGCGGCTTATGCCGCGAGCAAAGGGGCGGTCAGCAGCATGACCAAGGTGCTGGCCTCCGAGCTGTCGCCGCTGGGCATCCGGGTCAACAATATCGCGCCCGGTGTAACCCGGACACCGATCTGGGGACAGGCAGCGATGGAGCACTGGAAGCAGGCAGAAGCAGGCATGTCGCTGTCGATTCCGCTGGGCCGTGCCGGGGAGCCGGAGGAAGTGGCCAGAGTGGCGCTGTTCCTGGCCTCTGATGATTCGTCTTATATCCAGGGCGCAGATATCGCTGTAGATGGAGGCGCAGGCAGCTCGCCGCTGGGTGCGCCGGTATACCGGCGGAATGCGTAA
- a CDS encoding SIS domain-containing protein — MSVANVLQTAKDQVDQILEAYKTRTINRVFLVACGGSSALMYPSKYLIDQESASITAEVYNSNEFIYRNPASLGENSLVILCSHKGKTPETTEAAKFAKGKGALTVSLMYVETAPLADESDYIVNYSWAPPGELDPHPEIANYAILYRLTMGLLYVKEGNKKYEQLLNSLPHLDAVMKSIKTNYTAPAKEFAAEYKDESVIYTMASGSNYGIAYSFAICILMEMQWINSHAIHAGEFFHGPFEILDKKMPFILLMGLDDTRPMEERALKFLKEHGEKFLVLDAKELDWAGVDEEMKGFLAPLALNFILRVYAVELAAARKHPLEHRRYMFKVPY, encoded by the coding sequence ATGAGTGTAGCAAACGTACTGCAAACTGCGAAAGATCAAGTGGACCAGATTCTGGAGGCCTACAAAACAAGAACGATTAACCGCGTATTCCTGGTAGCCTGCGGCGGCTCCTCCGCCCTGATGTACCCGAGCAAATATCTCATCGACCAAGAATCTGCTTCCATCACAGCCGAGGTATATAACTCCAATGAGTTCATCTACCGCAATCCGGCAAGTCTCGGCGAGAATTCACTGGTCATCCTCTGCTCCCACAAGGGCAAGACGCCGGAGACCACCGAAGCAGCCAAATTCGCCAAGGGCAAAGGCGCGCTGACCGTCTCGCTGATGTATGTGGAAACTGCGCCGCTGGCTGATGAGTCCGACTACATTGTGAACTATAGCTGGGCGCCTCCAGGCGAGCTGGACCCGCACCCGGAAATCGCCAACTACGCGATCCTGTACCGCCTGACGATGGGTCTGCTGTATGTTAAGGAAGGCAACAAGAAGTATGAGCAATTGCTGAACAGCCTGCCGCATCTGGACGCTGTCATGAAGTCGATCAAGACGAACTACACCGCTCCAGCCAAAGAATTCGCCGCCGAGTACAAAGACGAGTCCGTGATCTACACCATGGCCAGCGGTTCTAATTACGGCATCGCCTACTCGTTCGCCATCTGTATCCTGATGGAGATGCAATGGATCAACTCCCATGCGATTCACGCCGGTGAATTCTTCCACGGACCTTTCGAGATTCTCGACAAAAAAATGCCGTTCATCCTGCTGATGGGCCTGGACGACACCCGTCCGATGGAAGAACGCGCCCTGAAGTTCCTGAAGGAGCATGGAGAGAAGTTCCTCGTACTCGACGCCAAAGAGCTGGACTGGGCCGGCGTAGACGAAGAGATGAAGGGCTTCCTGGCCCCGCTTGCACTGAATTTTATCCTGCGTGTCTATGCCGTTGAGCTAGCCGCAGCCCGCAAGCACCCGCTGGAGCACCGCCGTTACATGTTCAAGGTTCCTTATTAA
- a CDS encoding secondary thiamine-phosphate synthase enzyme YjbQ, whose protein sequence is MVKLKTLVIRSQAEFQMIKITEEIRAFIAECGVQNGLAAVISAHTTTGIMINEGLECVETDIEELLERLAPKDFPYAHAHFLPSYGATGSNSPSHLKSMISGNSCLFVVQDGQMISGDAQDVYLAEFDGPKSRKVYIQVIGE, encoded by the coding sequence ATGGTTAAATTAAAGACGCTTGTCATCCGGTCGCAGGCAGAGTTCCAAATGATCAAGATTACGGAGGAAATCCGTGCTTTTATAGCGGAGTGCGGCGTGCAGAACGGGCTTGCTGCGGTGATCTCTGCGCATACGACAACCGGCATCATGATTAACGAAGGTCTGGAGTGCGTGGAGACCGATATCGAGGAGCTGCTGGAGCGCCTAGCGCCAAAAGACTTCCCGTATGCCCATGCCCACTTCCTCCCTTCTTACGGGGCTACGGGCAGCAACTCTCCTTCGCATCTGAAATCGATGATCTCCGGCAACAGCTGCCTGTTCGTGGTCCAAGACGGGCAGATGATCTCCGGCGATGCGCAGGATGTCTATCTGGCGGAATTTGACGGGCCCAAGAGCCGTAAGGTGTATATTCAGGTGATTGGGGAGTAG
- a CDS encoding amidohydrolase family protein, giving the protein MIIDVHTHPILYKAISEDKEVLNYRKEQFGIFKQSPSPLESVLQEMDYNGIDRSILLPLDLTTQSGGWIVTNEDVKQIVDLAPDRFIGFASVDPHRSDAAEVLEHVFRDLGLKGLKLHPSKQKFYPQDEFMKPLYELCLKYNRPILFHAGMSWEPDAPAKYSHPLHFEEVAIAYPDLRMCLAHFGWPWVHDTVMLLLKYPNVFTDTSLLHMDNALDFYKQVFKTNMGPLWIERNLNDKVMFGTNSPRFKAKRLLPALKAMEFRPKTLEKILGGNAQVFLGERGNDRPWLN; this is encoded by the coding sequence TTGATTATTGATGTGCATACCCACCCGATTTTGTATAAGGCAATCAGTGAAGACAAAGAGGTACTTAATTACCGCAAAGAGCAGTTCGGCATCTTCAAGCAATCTCCCAGTCCCCTTGAATCTGTGCTGCAGGAAATGGACTATAACGGCATTGACCGCTCCATCCTGCTCCCTCTTGACCTCACGACACAGAGCGGCGGCTGGATTGTGACCAATGAGGATGTGAAGCAGATTGTTGATCTCGCCCCGGACCGGTTCATTGGCTTCGCCAGTGTTGACCCGCACCGCAGCGATGCTGCTGAGGTTCTGGAGCATGTCTTCCGTGACCTGGGGCTGAAGGGGCTGAAGCTGCATCCGTCCAAGCAGAAGTTCTATCCTCAGGATGAGTTCATGAAGCCGCTCTATGAGCTGTGCCTGAAGTACAACAGACCTATCCTGTTCCATGCCGGGATGAGCTGGGAGCCGGATGCCCCGGCCAAATATTCGCACCCGCTGCATTTCGAGGAGGTTGCAATTGCATACCCGGATCTGCGCATGTGCCTCGCCCATTTCGGCTGGCCCTGGGTCCATGACACGGTGATGCTGCTGCTGAAATATCCGAATGTGTTCACGGACACTTCACTGCTCCATATGGATAACGCCCTGGATTTCTACAAGCAGGTGTTCAAAACGAACATGGGTCCCCTGTGGATCGAACGCAATCTGAACGATAAGGTAATGTTCGGCACGAACAGCCCCCGCTTCAAAGCTAAAAGGCTGCTGCCGGCACTGAAGGCGATGGAATTCAGACCTAAGACGCTGGAGAAGATTCTCGGCGGCAACGCCCAGGTCTTCCTGGGAGAAAGGGGGAATGATCGGCCATGGTTAAATTAA
- the frlD gene encoding fructoselysine 6-kinase, with translation MRVAGVGFCCIDVYENLNRLYPTGNSVDFVIHMSRLGAEASMVSVVGGDSYGTLMIDKLREERVDVSHMHTQEEGQTAIFRMDLNGNDRVHKEKVEGVMGSFSLTAADVDFITGHQAIHTNLSGRIDHHLAGLRSRGIQVIYDFSTRTSREIAGPILPDTDYAFFSYVQEDDKMEAFIRWAHSLGPRIVVVTLGEAGSVAFDGERFYREGIVPAEVVNTVGAGDSFCAGFMYGQLSGWTIQESLKQGARTAAEVISSFEPY, from the coding sequence ATGCGGGTTGCAGGTGTGGGCTTCTGTTGTATTGACGTATATGAGAACTTGAACCGGTTATATCCGACGGGGAACAGCGTCGATTTCGTCATTCACATGAGCCGGTTAGGTGCAGAAGCGTCTATGGTCAGCGTAGTGGGCGGCGATTCCTATGGAACTCTGATGATAGACAAGCTTCGTGAGGAACGGGTTGATGTCTCGCACATGCATACACAGGAAGAAGGGCAGACCGCTATCTTCCGCATGGATCTGAACGGCAACGACAGAGTGCATAAGGAGAAGGTCGAGGGCGTAATGGGCAGCTTCAGCTTAACCGCAGCCGATGTGGACTTCATCACCGGACATCAGGCGATCCATACGAATCTGTCAGGCCGGATTGACCACCATCTGGCAGGTCTCCGCAGCCGCGGCATCCAGGTGATCTATGACTTCTCTACGCGGACGAGCCGCGAGATCGCCGGGCCAATCCTGCCCGATACCGATTATGCCTTCTTCTCTTATGTTCAAGAGGACGACAAAATGGAAGCGTTTATCCGCTGGGCGCACTCGCTGGGTCCGCGTATCGTGGTCGTGACCTTGGGCGAGGCAGGCAGTGTAGCCTTTGACGGCGAGCGCTTCTACCGGGAAGGCATCGTGCCGGCTGAAGTGGTCAACACGGTCGGTGCAGGCGATTCCTTCTGCGCAGGCTTCATGTACGGGCAGCTCAGCGGCTGGACGATCCAGGAGTCCCTGAAGCAAGGTGCAAGAACGGCGGCAGAGGTCATATCCAGCTTTGAACCCTATTAA